The sequence below is a genomic window from Candidatus Krumholzibacteriia bacterium.
AGTACGCCGAGGCCCACGAGCGCCTGCTCGCGGCGTTGCCCGAGCTCGAGGGTGAGAGCCGCGGGCAAGCCTACCTGCTCCTCGCCGAGCTGAGCCCGGACGCCAAGGAAGCGAGGCGCGCCTGGCGAGAGGCGGAGCAGGCTGCGCCCAGCGGTGCGGTCCACCAACGCGCCGTTCTCGAGCTGGCGCGTCTCGATTTCGCGCGGGGCAACTATCACAGCGTGCGCTCCCGTCTCGAGGACGCCACCGATGACGAGTCCCGTCTTCTCGTCGCCGCCAGTTGGATCGGCCTCGAAGAGGCGGAACGCGCTGCCGCCGCCTTGAAAGGACTGCCCGCCTCGCCGCGGGCATCCCTGCTCCGCGCCTGGGCCGCCCGCGCCACACGCGGTGCCGAGGCGGCTCTCCAGGAGCTGGCCCCGCTCGCTGCTTCCGGGGGCGACTTCTTACCCACGGTCTTGCTCTGGCAGGCGGAGTGCCAGGCGGAGCTCGGTCGAGCCGCGGAGGCGCGCACGGCGGCGGAAACCCTGCAGCGCCGCTTCGCCACCGCCCCGGAGAACGAGATGATCGCGGCGACA
It includes:
- a CDS encoding SPOR domain-containing protein, which codes for MRLRVGQGKDRDAPIGSAVIRSGSGRPARRWSGVALLFSLLLPAAAVGQANVLEEARALQRRLQYAEAHERLLAALPELEGESRGQAYLLLAELSPDAKEARRAWREAEQAAPSGAVHQRAVLELARLDFARGNYHSVRSRLEDATDDESRLLVAASWIGLEEAERAAAALKGLPASPRASLLRAWAARATRGAEAALQELAPLAASGGDFLPTVLLWQAECQAELGRAAEARTAAETLQRRFATAPENEMIAATLTSLRQAPASGGAATAAEGATTTPAGAAAALPPGSLLLQIGVFESQANALRLRDRLPPDIGPVRVDPVQQGERHFYRVALGPFTSASAATAHARAKLEPLGMEWRLVRPESP